The DNA segment TCCTTGAAGACGAACATAGCGGAAAGTCTGCGCCGCCTGCAAGCGAATCTCAACATCCAAAAAAGGGATTTGAGAAGCCAAGAGGGAATTCTGGACAACAAGATAGGGGCTATTCCGGTTCAAGAGCGCCAGTTTCGGGTTATTGCCCGCCAACAAAAGGTAAAAGAAGAATTGTATTTGTATTTGCTGCAAAAAAGGGAGGAAACGGCCATTTCGCTGGCTGCCACCGAGCCCAATGCCCGAGTGGTTGATGCCGCCAAGGCTTCGAAAGCACCAGTTTCGCCCAAAAAGAACATTATTTATTTGGCGGCCTTGCTATTGGGACTGCTCATTCCCTTCGGGATTTTGTACCTGATGGATTTGTTGGATACCAAGGTGAAAAGCCGTTTTGAAATTACCAGTAAATTGAGCATTCCTTTCTTGGGAGAAATTCCAAAATCGGAATCGCCGAACGAAATCGTGGATGCAACCAGTCGTTCCAGCACGGCCGAAGCGATGCGCATTGTCCGAATGAATCTCGACTTTATGTTGAACCAGGTTCCGGAAGGCAGGGCCAAGACCATATTGTTTACCTCGACTATATCCGGTGAAGGAAAAACATTTTTGTCGGTCAACCTGGCCAGTATTTTTGCCCTTTCCGGCAAAAAAGTGCTTTTGATAGGAATGGATATCCGAAATCCCAAGCTGAATGAATACATCGACCTGCCGAGCAGTGCGGGATTGACCAATTATTTGTCGACCAGTGATGCCCGGATTGGAGATTATATTTTTAAACATAAAGGTTTCGAACAATTGTACATTCTTCCCCCGGGAAGCATTCCGCCCAATCCAACGGAATTGTTGATGAACCAAAAGGTGGACGAACTTTTTGCGCAATTCAAGAAGGAATACGATTTCATCATCGTGGACACGGCTCCAGTGAGTTTGGTGTCGGACACCTTGATTATCGCCAAGCATGCCGATACTTTTGTGTATGTCGTGCGCGCCAATGTCTTGGACAAACGAATGCTGCACATACCGGAAGTATTGTACAGAGAAAAGAAATTACCGAACATGGCGTTGCTGCTTAACGATGCGGAAACCAAGAAAGGGTATGGTTATGGCTACGGCTACGGTGTCACGGTTAAAAATGTGCCTTGGTACAAGAAGGTTTTTAATAGATAAAAAAAAGAGGCGGGAGCCTCTTTTTTTGTTTGGCTAGTGAAGGGGTTGTGGGTTGTGGGTTGGAAGAGGGAAGAGGGAAGATGGGAGTTGGAAGAGGGGAGTTGGAAGAGGGCGACAATGAAGTTGAAAAGTAAAGGGCCGAGACGCTTAGAGCGTGACAAACAAAACTGGAAAATAGTTACCGGCACGATTTTGCAGTAATCCAATAATTGACCCTAGTCTCCTAAAGGAGGAACAGGAAGAAGGTTTTCTGTTTTCTGTTATCGGTTGTCTGTTATCGGTTGTGGGTTGTTTTTTGATCCCTGGTCGGATTATCGGGTTGTTTGTACGAGAATAGTTAGTTTCTTTCTCCGTAATTGGGTTGTTTTTTAGTAAATATGTTGAAAAATAGTGTAATTGCCTATTTTGATGTGTGATTAATGGTTAAATTTGCACAATACAATATGCAAAATGAATGTATTATTAGAACAGTCGGAACGCTTAACAGCTATTACCAAGCTTGATTTTAAGCGGTATTTATTTGATTTCATTCAATGGGATAGTCGTTTGATTGGTATAAAAGGCGCAAGGGGGACTGGTAAAACAACGCTTTTGCTGCAATGGATCAAAGAACAAAACCTGGCCACGGAGAAAGCGGCCTATTTTTCGTTGGATGATTTGTACTTTACGGAACATTCCCTGAAAGATACCGTTGCCCAGTTTTATAAAAATGGGGGCATTATTTTGGCCTTGGATGAAGTGCACAAATACAAAAATTGGTCAGTGGAGATTAAAAATGTGCATGATTTCTTTCCCGATTTAAAAATTATTTTCACGGGATCTTCCATAATTGACATTTCCAAGCAAGAAGGTGATTTGAGCAGAAGAGCCTTGATGTATGAGCTGCCGGGATTGTCCTACCGAGAGTATTTGTCGATGCGGGGTATTATTGATCTCCCCATACTAAGATTGGAAGATTTGCTTTTTGACAGTAGGGCAGTTAAAAAGAATATTCCCGTCGGTTTTCGTCCATTAGAACATTTTAGCCATTACTTGAACTATGGTTATTACCCTTTTGGACTGGTTGACAGTTCTTCCGTTCACCAACGCATCAATCAATTGATACGGACTATCGTGGAAATGGACATGGCCGAACTGAAAGATTTTGATATTCGCAATGCCAAGAAGTTGTTACAGCTGGTTTACGTGATTGCGCAACAAGTCCCTTTTAAGCCCAATATAACCGGTCTGGCTGCCAAAATAGGAATTCACAGAAATTCATTGAATAATTATTTGCATTATTTGGAGCAAGCCAAAATACTATCCTTGTTGTTTTCGGCAGGCAACAGTACGGCAGTGCTGCAAAAGCCGGAAAAAATATTCCTGAACAACAGCACTTTGTTGTCGGCCCTTGCTGAACAGCAACCCAATATTGGGACGGTGCGCGAGACTTTTTTTCTTTCACAATTGCTGCCCTTGCATAAAGTGCAGTTGCCCCAAAAGGGTGATTTTTTTGTCAATGGGAAATATACCTTTGAAGTGGGCGGTAGAGGGAAGGGACAAAAGCAACTTGAGGATATGGAAAATGCTTGGGTGGTAAAAGATGACATAGAGTTTCCAATGTTGAAAACGATACCCCTTTGGATGTTTGGGATGTTGTATTGAGTTTTCGGTTGTCTGTTGGAAGAGGGGAGTTGGAAGAGGGAAGAGGGAAGAGGGAAGAGGGAAGAGGGAAGATGGAAGATGGAAGATGGGAGAGGGGAGTTGGAAGAGGGCGACAATGAAGTTGAAAAGTAAAGGGCTGAGACGCTTAGAGCGTGACAAACAAAACTGGAAAATAGTTACCGGCACGATTTTGCAGTAATCCAATAATTGACCCTAGTCTCCTAAAGGTGGAACAGGAAGAAGGTTTTCTGTTGTCGGTTGGAAGAGGGAAGAGGGGAGTTGGAAGAGGGCGACAATGAAGTTGAAAAGTAAAGGGCCGAGACGCTTAGAGCGTGACAAACAAAACTGGAAAATAGTTACCGGCACGATTTTGCAGTAATCCAATAATTGACCCTAGTCTCCTAAAGGTGGAACAGGAAGAAGGTTTTCTGTTATCGGTTATCTGTTATCTGTTATCTGTTATCTGTTTTCGGTTGTTGTTTGACGCCCTAGCCTCTAAAGGGGAACAGGAAGGGGTTGTGGATGCCGTTATAGTGGGTAGATTGCTGCTTCGTTCCTCGTGTATTGCCTTTTTTTATTGAAAAGGGCTTCGACTGCGCTACCATTGATGTTTTTTTAGAAAAACAATATTAACCACCCCGCCCTTCGGGCACCCCTCCAAAGGAGGGGAAGTGTCGTCGCTAAAGCCTCATTTTATATGGCTTTTTTTGAAAAAAAAATCTACATCGAACAGCTAGGCTTCGACTGCGCTACCATTGATGTTTTTTTTTAGAAAAACAATATTAACCACCCCGCCCTTCGGGCACCCCTCCAAAGGAGGGGAAGTGTCGTCGCTAAAGCCTCATTTTATATGGCTTTTTTTGAAAAAAAAATCTACATCGAACAGCTAGGCTTCGACTGCGCTACCATTGATGTTTTTTTTTAGAAAAACAATATTAACCACCCCGCCCTTCGGGCACCCCTCCAAAGGAGGGGAAGTGTCGTCGCTAAAGCCTCATTTTATATGGCTTTTTTTGAAAAAAAAATCTACATCG comes from the Flavobacterium limnophilum genome and includes:
- a CDS encoding ATP-binding protein, with protein sequence MNVLLEQSERLTAITKLDFKRYLFDFIQWDSRLIGIKGARGTGKTTLLLQWIKEQNLATEKAAYFSLDDLYFTEHSLKDTVAQFYKNGGIILALDEVHKYKNWSVEIKNVHDFFPDLKIIFTGSSIIDISKQEGDLSRRALMYELPGLSYREYLSMRGIIDLPILRLEDLLFDSRAVKKNIPVGFRPLEHFSHYLNYGYYPFGLVDSSSVHQRINQLIRTIVEMDMAELKDFDIRNAKKLLQLVYVIAQQVPFKPNITGLAAKIGIHRNSLNNYLHYLEQAKILSLLFSAGNSTAVLQKPEKIFLNNSTLLSALAEQQPNIGTVRETFFLSQLLPLHKVQLPQKGDFFVNGKYTFEVGGRGKGQKQLEDMENAWVVKDDIEFPMLKTIPLWMFGMLY